The following proteins are encoded in a genomic region of Hymenobacter siberiensis:
- a CDS encoding universal stress protein has translation MTPSIVVLTDFFAVSNRALSYAAGLAVPLKASLLLLHARHDELLAPAAFASRHTTDGELKTAYALEKLAAAQPVATDIDISSFSLAEALQEVVGQRPPLLVVLGRAGAEPTPEDLVTATAMDLLRHTPYPLLVIPLAGWDAFPPRRLLLAVDGEPFSLVEYRDVLNQLLHATQGTFSLVQVTDNGDTPPSAAAVLDTVRTNDLVSELAENSLRQVYQNTIVGGILQEAAGEQADMLVVVARRHSLLGGLFHRSVTAQLLRESAIPVLVLPAAD, from the coding sequence ATGACGCCCTCCATCGTTGTTCTGACCGATTTTTTCGCTGTTTCCAACCGGGCGTTGTCCTATGCGGCCGGGCTGGCCGTGCCGCTGAAGGCCAGCCTGCTGCTGCTGCACGCCCGCCACGACGAGCTGCTGGCCCCGGCAGCGTTTGCCAGCCGGCACACGACCGACGGCGAGCTGAAAACCGCTTACGCCCTGGAAAAGCTGGCGGCCGCGCAGCCCGTGGCTACGGATATCGACATTTCGAGCTTCTCGCTGGCCGAAGCCTTGCAGGAAGTGGTGGGGCAGCGCCCGCCGCTGCTGGTGGTGCTGGGCCGGGCCGGAGCCGAGCCTACCCCCGAAGACCTGGTAACGGCCACGGCCATGGACCTGCTGCGCCACACGCCCTACCCGCTGCTGGTGATACCGCTGGCCGGTTGGGACGCCTTCCCGCCCCGCCGCCTGCTGCTGGCCGTGGATGGCGAACCCTTCAGCCTGGTCGAATACCGCGACGTGCTCAACCAGCTGCTGCACGCCACCCAAGGCACCTTCAGCCTGGTGCAGGTGACGGATAACGGCGACACGCCCCCGAGCGCCGCCGCCGTGCTCGACACGGTGCGCACCAACGACCTTGTAAGCGAGCTGGCCGAAAACAGCCTGCGCCAGGTGTACCAGAACACCATTGTGGGCGGTATTCTGCAGGAGGCAGCCGGGGAGCAGGCCGATATGCTGGTGGTTGTCGCCCGTCGGCATAGTCTGCTGGGCGGCTTGTTCCACCGCAGCGTGACGGCGCAGCTGCTGCGCGAAAGTGCCATTCCGGTGCTGGTGCTGCCGGCGGCGGATTAG
- a CDS encoding cation-translocating P-type ATPase, which translates to MPLLAPAPGLTSKAVLAARLAHGPNVLPAAKGSGLLATLREVVLEPMFLLLLVACAVYVGLGEGAEAITLGVALLAVAGISVYQEIRSDKALGALRQLTQPRAQVRRNGEVVTVPVEDLVVGDAVLVAEGARLPADGTVTKLNDFSVDEAILTGEAVPVAKAVGDPAFAGTSTVAGGAWLTVTAVGTGTRLGRIGQSLEAIDTEKTPLQLQVRQFVLRMAWMGAAAFVLVWGVNFAHSGNWVTALLFGLTLAMSILPEEIPVAFSSFMALGAARLSRLGVLTKQPQTVESLGSATVICADKTGTLTQEGMRVAQLYDGATASLVALPGPLAPTAAQVLACARYASETEPFDAMEKAIVAAFATAAPADATAPSPMLHEYPLGGTPPMMTHVRQVSGRPLVAGKGAVEHILAVCRPAPAVAEEIRRVTRELSGRGYRVLGVAQAAQAGPDFPAAQDDFAWGFLGLIALENPPKANAAAVIQEFLAAGIQVKMITGDFPETAQAIARQVGLPGADVLLTGQQVMDLSNAELQPQAATTAVFARMFPEAKLKVVEALKANGEVVAMTGDGVNDGPALKAAHIGVAMGRRGTEVARQAASLVLVDDDLAGMVTAIAQGRRIYQNFKKAVFYVVSIHIPIVLTVAVPLLAGWEWANLFTPVHIIFLELVMGPTCSIAFENEPAEAGQMQQPPRPLSSTFLAGAELGRSLLQGLGIAAAVLGVYYAAMRLGLPLPVGRTLVFATLVLSNVGLTLVNRSFTQSVWRTLRVPNRILWLMLALTLALLLITLLVPAAQRLFGFAPVPLAWLGGCVLAALAGVGWVEVYKAVRHQ; encoded by the coding sequence ATGCCCCTCCTCGCGCCCGCTCCCGGCCTTACCAGTAAAGCCGTGCTGGCCGCCCGCCTGGCCCATGGCCCCAATGTGCTGCCCGCGGCCAAGGGCTCGGGGCTGCTGGCCACCCTGCGGGAAGTAGTGCTGGAGCCCATGTTTCTGCTGCTGCTGGTGGCTTGTGCGGTGTATGTCGGGCTGGGCGAAGGGGCCGAGGCCATCACGCTGGGCGTGGCGCTACTGGCGGTGGCGGGCATCTCGGTGTACCAGGAAATTCGCAGCGATAAGGCGCTGGGGGCCCTGCGCCAGCTCACGCAGCCCCGGGCCCAGGTGCGCCGCAATGGCGAGGTAGTCACCGTGCCGGTCGAAGACCTGGTGGTGGGCGACGCGGTGCTGGTGGCCGAAGGCGCCCGCCTGCCCGCCGACGGCACCGTAACCAAGCTGAACGACTTCTCCGTGGATGAGGCCATTCTAACCGGCGAGGCCGTGCCGGTAGCCAAGGCCGTGGGCGACCCGGCCTTTGCGGGCACCAGCACCGTGGCGGGCGGCGCCTGGCTCACGGTCACGGCCGTGGGCACAGGCACCAGGCTCGGCCGCATCGGGCAGAGCCTGGAAGCTATTGATACCGAAAAAACGCCCTTGCAGCTGCAGGTGCGGCAGTTTGTGCTGCGCATGGCCTGGATGGGGGCGGCGGCGTTTGTGTTGGTGTGGGGCGTAAATTTCGCCCATTCCGGCAACTGGGTCACGGCCCTGCTCTTCGGCCTCACGTTGGCCATGTCCATTCTGCCCGAAGAAATTCCGGTGGCCTTCAGCAGCTTTATGGCGCTGGGCGCGGCCCGGCTGAGCCGGCTGGGCGTGCTCACCAAGCAGCCACAAACCGTGGAAAGCCTGGGCTCGGCCACGGTCATCTGCGCCGATAAAACCGGCACCCTCACCCAGGAGGGCATGCGCGTGGCGCAGCTTTATGATGGGGCCACGGCCAGCCTTGTGGCGCTGCCCGGTCCGCTTGCGCCCACGGCTGCCCAGGTGCTGGCCTGCGCCCGCTACGCCAGCGAAACCGAACCCTTCGACGCCATGGAAAAGGCCATTGTGGCCGCCTTTGCTACCGCCGCCCCGGCCGACGCTACCGCCCCCAGCCCCATGCTGCACGAGTATCCGCTGGGCGGCACTCCGCCCATGATGACCCATGTGCGGCAGGTAAGCGGCCGGCCCCTGGTGGCCGGCAAAGGGGCCGTAGAGCATATTCTGGCCGTGTGCCGCCCGGCCCCGGCCGTAGCCGAGGAAATTCGGCGGGTCACCAGGGAGCTGTCGGGTCGGGGCTATCGGGTGCTGGGCGTGGCGCAGGCGGCGCAGGCCGGCCCCGACTTCCCGGCCGCGCAGGACGATTTTGCCTGGGGGTTTCTGGGGCTGATTGCCCTCGAAAACCCGCCCAAAGCCAATGCGGCGGCCGTTATCCAGGAGTTTCTGGCGGCCGGCATTCAGGTGAAGATGATAACCGGCGACTTTCCCGAAACCGCCCAGGCAATTGCCCGCCAGGTGGGCCTGCCGGGAGCCGATGTACTGCTCACCGGCCAGCAGGTGATGGACTTATCCAACGCCGAGCTTCAGCCGCAGGCCGCCACCACGGCGGTATTTGCCCGTATGTTTCCGGAGGCCAAGCTCAAAGTGGTGGAAGCCCTGAAAGCCAACGGCGAAGTAGTGGCCATGACCGGCGACGGCGTGAACGACGGCCCTGCCCTCAAGGCGGCCCACATTGGCGTGGCCATGGGTCGGCGCGGCACCGAAGTGGCCCGCCAGGCGGCCTCGCTGGTGCTCGTCGACGACGACCTGGCGGGCATGGTGACGGCCATTGCCCAGGGCCGGCGCATTTATCAGAACTTTAAAAAGGCGGTGTTCTACGTCGTTTCCATTCACATCCCCATTGTGCTCACGGTGGCCGTGCCGCTGCTGGCGGGGTGGGAGTGGGCCAATCTGTTCACGCCCGTGCACATCATTTTCTTGGAGCTGGTGATGGGCCCGACCTGTTCCATCGCCTTCGAAAACGAGCCCGCCGAGGCCGGCCAGATGCAGCAGCCGCCGCGCCCGCTCAGCAGCACCTTCCTGGCCGGGGCCGAGCTGGGCCGCAGCCTGCTGCAGGGCCTGGGCATTGCGGCGGCGGTGCTGGGCGTGTACTACGCGGCCATGCGCCTGGGCCTGCCGCTGCCGGTGGGCCGCACGCTGGTGTTTGCCACGCTGGTGCTCAGCAACGTGGGTCTCACGCTGGTCAACCGCTCGTTTACGCAATCGGTGTGGCGCACCCTGCGCGTGCCCAACCGCATCCTCTGGCTGATGCTGGCCCTCACGCTGGCCCTGCTGCTGATTACGCTGCTGGTGCCAGCGGCGCAGCGGCTGTTCGGCTTCGCGCCCGTGCCGCTGGCCTGGCTGGGCGGGTGCGTGCTGGCCGCGCTGGCAGGCGTGGGCTGGGTGGAGGTGTACAAGGCTGTGCGGCACCAATGA
- a CDS encoding universal stress protein — MALTLIVFAGFYATPRHTVHYANTLAQALHGPLVLLHVNRASMFDPYALMADSYHQDELNRQTDTAAALYRLAEELHTQPTVEVATDLLPEVARDLATRHHPALFVLSQPAAQPADSSVAQGCAELLRAGHFPLLLVPPTAPADQPPCRILIAADREPFLLATQAQPLRQLLALPGAVLTVAHVSSGVEDDAGCSAALRAVQLSGLLTGLPTPGLRGYKHDSYAEGLLAAVQDTQADMVIVLARERSYLGELFHESVTARLLAHCPVSVLVLPVVAPAPAPVSASASADASNHFAIAAQLTNSVLAGLAPAN, encoded by the coding sequence ATGGCCCTCACGCTTATTGTTTTTGCCGGTTTTTATGCCACTCCCCGCCACACGGTGCACTACGCCAATACCCTGGCGCAGGCCCTGCACGGCCCGCTGGTGCTACTGCACGTCAACCGGGCGTCCATGTTCGACCCCTACGCGCTGATGGCCGATAGCTACCACCAGGACGAGTTGAACCGCCAGACGGATACCGCCGCCGCCCTCTACCGGTTGGCCGAGGAGCTGCACACCCAGCCCACCGTGGAGGTGGCCACCGACCTGCTGCCCGAAGTGGCCCGGGACCTGGCCACCCGGCACCATCCGGCCCTGTTTGTGCTCAGCCAGCCCGCCGCGCAGCCGGCCGATAGCAGCGTGGCCCAGGGCTGTGCCGAGCTGTTGCGGGCCGGCCACTTCCCGCTGCTGCTGGTGCCGCCCACCGCCCCGGCCGACCAGCCCCCATGCCGCATCCTCATCGCCGCCGACCGCGAGCCCTTCCTGCTGGCCACCCAGGCTCAACCTCTGCGCCAGCTGCTGGCGCTGCCCGGCGCGGTGCTCACCGTGGCCCACGTATCGAGCGGGGTGGAAGACGACGCCGGGTGCAGTGCCGCCCTGCGCGCCGTGCAGCTCAGCGGCCTGCTAACGGGCCTGCCCACGCCCGGGCTGCGCGGCTACAAGCACGACAGCTACGCCGAGGGCCTGCTGGCCGCCGTGCAGGACACTCAGGCCGATATGGTCATCGTACTGGCCCGCGAGCGCAGCTACCTTGGCGAGCTTTTTCATGAAAGCGTGACGGCTCGCCTGCTGGCCCATTGCCCCGTGTCGGTGCTGGTGCTGCCGGTGGTAGCGCCCGCGCCCGCCCCTGTGTCCGCTTCCGCGTCCGCGGACGCGTCGAACCACTTCGCGATTGCCGCCCAGCTTACCAATTCGGTGCTTGCTGGCCTAGCTCCCGCCAACTGA
- a CDS encoding SDR family NAD(P)-dependent oxidoreductase translates to MDKDLQGKTALVTGAASGIGRAVALLYGQHGANVMVSDIDEEQGRQVVAELTAAGVNARFYKADVGDPAQCHQLVQETVAAFGTLDVACNNAGITGELSLTADYSLEGWQKIINVNLNSVFFCLKYELEVMLKQGHGAIINMASILGQVGTPTLAGYVAAKHAVVGLTQTAAQEYAAQGVRINAVGPGYIDTPLLKDFSAETKQALVALHPIGRLGRSEEVAELVIWLSSDKASFVTGAYYPVDGGYLAK, encoded by the coding sequence ATGGATAAAGATTTGCAAGGAAAAACGGCCCTGGTTACCGGGGCGGCGTCGGGTATTGGCCGGGCGGTGGCGCTGCTCTACGGGCAGCACGGGGCCAACGTCATGGTGTCGGATATCGACGAGGAGCAGGGCCGGCAGGTGGTGGCTGAGCTAACCGCCGCCGGGGTCAACGCCCGCTTCTACAAGGCCGATGTGGGCGACCCCGCCCAGTGCCACCAGCTGGTGCAGGAAACCGTGGCCGCCTTCGGCACCCTCGACGTGGCCTGCAACAACGCCGGCATCACCGGCGAGCTGAGCCTGACCGCCGACTACTCGCTCGAAGGCTGGCAGAAGATTATCAACGTGAACCTGAACAGCGTGTTTTTCTGCCTCAAATACGAGCTGGAAGTGATGTTGAAGCAGGGCCACGGCGCGATTATCAACATGGCCTCCATTCTGGGGCAGGTGGGCACGCCCACGCTGGCGGGCTACGTGGCAGCCAAGCACGCCGTGGTGGGCCTCACCCAAACGGCGGCCCAGGAATACGCCGCGCAGGGCGTTCGCATCAACGCGGTGGGCCCGGGCTATATCGATACGCCGCTGCTCAAGGACTTCTCGGCCGAAACCAAGCAGGCGCTCGTGGCGCTGCATCCCATCGGCCGGCTGGGCCGGTCCGAGGAAGTGGCCGAGCTGGTCATCTGGCTCAGCTCCGACAAGGCCTCGTTCGTCACCGGCGCCTACTACCCCGTCGATGGCGGCTATCTGGCCAAATAA
- a CDS encoding efflux RND transporter periplasmic adaptor subunit translates to MPPGRWLLLLLVALVGCRDKAERVKPVWSAISESVYAAGTVKSGQQYQAFATGGGIIQTVLVHEGDSVRVGTPLLSIASDVQQLNQENAALAARYAAVAANQSQLEEARQRIALQRRTMQNDQLQLTRQRQLWQQTIGTKQTLEQRELAYAGSRAAYESAVLNYQTLKKQLDFGAAQSRKNLQIAQRQASDFVLRSKVNGIVYQLYREKGEAVTPQTPLALLGDARHFVLEMQVDESDIVKIRPGQLVLVTLDSYKGQVFTARVSAISPMMNAGSRTFQVNATFVRQPPVLYPFVSFEVNIVLQTKSRALLIPRRLLVDDSTVRRANGQLARVKTGLRDYQMVEILAGLTPADELTAPAK, encoded by the coding sequence GTGCCACCCGGGCGCTGGCTGCTGCTGCTACTCGTGGCTTTGGTCGGCTGCCGGGATAAGGCCGAGCGGGTGAAACCAGTCTGGTCGGCTATTTCGGAGTCGGTGTACGCGGCTGGCACCGTCAAGAGCGGGCAGCAGTACCAGGCATTTGCCACCGGCGGCGGCATTATTCAAACGGTGTTGGTGCACGAGGGCGACTCGGTGCGGGTGGGTACGCCGCTGCTCTCCATTGCCAGCGATGTGCAGCAGCTCAATCAGGAAAACGCCGCCCTGGCCGCCCGCTATGCCGCCGTGGCCGCCAACCAAAGCCAGCTCGAAGAGGCCCGCCAGCGCATTGCCCTGCAACGCCGCACCATGCAGAACGACCAGCTGCAGCTCACGCGCCAGCGCCAGCTCTGGCAGCAGACCATCGGCACGAAGCAGACGCTGGAGCAGCGCGAGCTGGCCTATGCTGGCTCCCGAGCCGCCTACGAGTCGGCCGTGCTCAACTACCAGACACTTAAAAAACAGCTCGATTTCGGGGCCGCGCAGTCGCGCAAAAACCTCCAGATTGCCCAGCGGCAGGCCAGCGACTTCGTCCTGCGCAGCAAAGTAAACGGTATCGTGTACCAACTCTACCGCGAAAAGGGCGAGGCCGTGACGCCCCAAACGCCGCTAGCCCTGCTGGGCGACGCCCGCCACTTCGTGCTCGAAATGCAGGTAGACGAGTCCGACATCGTGAAAATCCGCCCCGGTCAGCTGGTGCTGGTCACGCTGGATAGCTACAAGGGGCAGGTGTTCACGGCCCGCGTCAGCGCCATTTCGCCGATGATGAACGCCGGCAGCCGCACGTTTCAGGTGAATGCGACCTTCGTACGCCAGCCGCCGGTGCTGTATCCGTTCGTGAGCTTCGAGGTCAACATCGTGCTGCAAACCAAGTCCAGGGCCCTGCTGATTCCGCGCCGCCTGTTGGTCGACGACTCCACGGTGCGCAGGGCCAACGGTCAGCTGGCGCGGGTGAAAACCGGCCTGCGCGATTATCAGATGGTGGAAATCCTGGCAGGCCTGACGCCCGCCGACGAACTTACAGCCCCCGCGAAATGA
- a CDS encoding class I fructose-bisphosphate aldolase yields MNLNTLITTAQALMAPGKGLLAMDESTGTCNARFAALGIPETVEARRAYRELLVTTPGLGAGISGAILFDETIRQRTVAGVSFIEILQQAGIIPGIKVDLGAHELAGFPGEQVTEGLDGLRPRLAEYAALGARFAKWRAVLTIGHDRPSRAGIAANAHALARYAALCQAVGLVPIVEPEVLLTGPHALARCAAVTEDVLHEVFAQLRIQGVALEGMLLKPSMVLAGADCPKQPTTAQVADATVACLLRTVPAAVPGLAFLSGGQSPEAATRHLAAMHKRFAGRLPWALTFSFGRALQQSALEIWGGQAANVAAAQQALLERVRSNAAAVGAAHVSLNC; encoded by the coding sequence ATGAACCTAAACACCCTAATCACCACCGCTCAGGCGCTGATGGCCCCCGGCAAGGGCCTGTTGGCGATGGACGAAAGCACCGGCACCTGCAACGCCCGCTTCGCCGCGCTGGGCATCCCCGAAACCGTGGAGGCCCGCCGCGCCTACCGCGAACTGCTGGTGACTACGCCGGGCCTGGGCGCGGGCATCAGCGGGGCCATTCTGTTCGATGAAACCATCCGGCAGCGTACGGTGGCGGGCGTTTCTTTCATCGAAATCCTGCAGCAGGCGGGCATCATCCCCGGCATCAAGGTAGACCTGGGCGCGCACGAGCTGGCCGGCTTCCCCGGCGAGCAGGTGACTGAAGGGCTCGACGGCCTGCGCCCGCGCCTGGCCGAATACGCGGCGCTGGGAGCCCGCTTTGCCAAGTGGCGGGCGGTGCTCACCATCGGCCACGACCGGCCCAGCCGGGCCGGTATTGCGGCCAATGCCCACGCCCTGGCCCGCTACGCCGCCCTGTGCCAGGCGGTCGGCCTGGTGCCCATCGTGGAGCCCGAAGTGCTGCTGACCGGCCCCCACGCCCTGGCCCGCTGCGCCGCCGTGACGGAAGACGTGCTGCACGAGGTGTTCGCCCAGCTGCGCATTCAGGGCGTGGCCCTGGAAGGCATGTTGCTAAAGCCCAGCATGGTGCTGGCCGGGGCCGACTGCCCCAAACAGCCCACCACCGCCCAGGTGGCCGACGCTACCGTGGCCTGCCTGCTGCGCACGGTGCCGGCGGCCGTGCCGGGTTTGGCATTTTTGTCGGGTGGGCAGTCGCCCGAGGCTGCCACGCGCCACCTGGCGGCCATGCACAAGCGGTTTGCCGGCCGGCTGCCGTGGGCGCTCACGTTCTCATTTGGCCGGGCGCTGCAACAGTCGGCCCTGGAAATATGGGGCGGGCAGGCCGCCAACGTGGCCGCCGCTCAGCAGGCCCTGCTGGAGCGGGTGCGCAGCAACGCGGCGGCGGTGGGGGCGGCGCACGTTAGCCTGAACTGTTAA
- a CDS encoding phosphoketolase family protein — protein sequence METNTLAPPAVRPAPTPLTTEEAALIDAYWRAANYLSVGQIYLCDNPLMREPLTLAHVKKMLLGHWGTTPGQNFIYTHLNRAIKAHDLNMIYLSGPGHGGPAVVAGTYLEGTYSEVYPSISQDEIGLKRLFTQFSYPGGISSHASPQTPGSIHEGGELGYSLSHAFGAVFDNPELVVACVIGDGEAETGPLATAWHSNKFLNPASDGAVLPILHLNGYKISNPTVLARITPEELDQLLRGYGWTPYYVEGHEPELMHQAMAAALEEVVANIQHIQYEARENGDLTRPRWPMIVLKSPKGWTGPKEVDGVPNEGTFRSHQVPLAVSASAPPAHLAQLEGWLKSYRPEELFDDEGKLQPEIAALAPQGTRRMGANPNANGGLLLHDLHLPNYADYAVRVPAPGAVEASDTGTVGKFLRDVLKLNAAPRNFRVFGPDETMSNKLEAVFEATDRQWDAAVQVNDEFLAPDGGVLEMLSEHQCEGWLEGYLLTGRHGLFNCYEAFVHIVDSMFNQHAKWLKLTLEIPWRRKIASLNYLLTSTVWRQDHNGFTHQDPGFIDHVINKKASIVRVYLPPDANCLLSVMDHCLRSRHYVNVIVAGKHPAPQWLSMDAARTHCAEGIGLWPWASTDAGQEPDAVLACCGDVPTLEILAAASILREHLPELKIRVVNVVDLLKLERSTEHPHGLSEADYDALFTRDKPVIFAFHGYPWLVHRLTYSRANNQLLHVRGYKEEGTITTAFDMTVLNDMDRFHLAMDVLDRVPQLGNKGAYLKQYLKDKLVEHKRYIEHHGEDMPEIRNWQWKA from the coding sequence ATGGAAACCAACACCCTCGCCCCGCCGGCCGTGCGCCCCGCTCCCACGCCGCTCACGACGGAAGAAGCCGCGCTTATCGACGCCTACTGGCGGGCGGCCAACTACCTGTCGGTGGGCCAGATATACTTGTGCGACAATCCCTTGATGCGCGAGCCGCTCACGCTGGCGCACGTCAAGAAGATGCTGCTGGGGCATTGGGGCACCACGCCGGGCCAGAACTTCATCTACACGCACCTCAACCGGGCCATCAAAGCGCATGACCTGAACATGATTTACCTCTCCGGCCCCGGCCACGGCGGGCCGGCGGTGGTGGCGGGCACGTATCTGGAAGGCACCTACAGCGAAGTATACCCGAGTATCAGCCAGGATGAAATTGGGCTGAAACGGCTGTTTACGCAGTTTTCCTACCCCGGTGGCATCTCCAGCCACGCCTCGCCCCAAACGCCGGGCTCCATCCACGAGGGCGGCGAATTGGGCTACTCGCTCAGCCACGCCTTCGGGGCGGTGTTTGATAATCCCGAGCTGGTGGTGGCCTGCGTGATTGGCGACGGTGAGGCCGAAACCGGCCCGCTGGCCACCGCCTGGCACTCCAACAAGTTCCTCAACCCGGCCAGTGACGGCGCGGTGCTGCCCATTCTGCACCTCAACGGCTACAAGATTTCCAATCCTACGGTGCTGGCCCGCATCACGCCCGAAGAGCTGGACCAACTGCTGCGCGGCTACGGCTGGACGCCCTACTACGTGGAAGGCCACGAGCCCGAGCTGATGCACCAAGCCATGGCGGCGGCCCTGGAAGAAGTTGTTGCCAACATTCAACACATTCAGTATGAGGCCCGGGAAAACGGCGACCTCACCCGGCCGCGCTGGCCGATGATTGTGCTGAAATCGCCCAAGGGCTGGACCGGCCCCAAGGAAGTGGACGGCGTGCCCAACGAGGGCACGTTCCGTTCGCACCAGGTGCCGCTGGCCGTATCGGCCAGCGCCCCGCCCGCGCATCTGGCCCAGCTCGAAGGCTGGCTGAAAAGCTACCGGCCCGAAGAATTATTCGATGATGAAGGCAAGCTGCAGCCCGAAATAGCCGCGCTGGCCCCGCAAGGCACCCGCCGCATGGGCGCCAACCCCAACGCCAACGGCGGCCTGCTGCTGCACGATTTGCACCTGCCCAACTACGCCGACTACGCCGTGAGAGTGCCTGCGCCGGGCGCCGTGGAGGCCAGCGATACCGGTACGGTAGGCAAGTTTCTGCGCGATGTGCTGAAGCTGAACGCCGCCCCGCGCAACTTCCGCGTCTTCGGGCCCGATGAGACGATGTCGAACAAGCTGGAAGCCGTGTTTGAGGCCACCGACCGCCAGTGGGATGCGGCCGTGCAGGTCAACGACGAGTTTCTGGCCCCCGATGGCGGCGTGCTCGAAATGCTGAGCGAGCACCAGTGCGAGGGCTGGCTGGAAGGGTATTTATTGACCGGCCGGCACGGGCTGTTCAACTGCTACGAGGCGTTTGTGCACATCGTCGATTCGATGTTTAATCAGCACGCCAAGTGGCTGAAGCTGACGCTCGAAATTCCGTGGCGCCGCAAAATTGCCTCGCTCAACTACCTGCTCACGAGTACCGTGTGGCGGCAGGACCACAACGGCTTCACGCACCAGGACCCCGGCTTCATCGACCACGTTATCAACAAGAAAGCCAGCATTGTGCGCGTGTACCTGCCGCCCGATGCCAACTGCTTGCTCTCGGTGATGGACCACTGCCTGCGCAGCCGCCACTACGTGAACGTGATTGTGGCTGGCAAGCACCCCGCCCCGCAGTGGCTGAGCATGGACGCCGCCCGCACCCACTGCGCCGAGGGTATTGGCCTCTGGCCCTGGGCCAGCACCGACGCCGGCCAGGAGCCCGACGCCGTGCTGGCCTGCTGCGGCGACGTGCCCACCCTCGAAATTCTGGCCGCCGCCAGCATCCTGCGCGAGCACCTGCCGGAGCTGAAAATCCGGGTCGTCAACGTGGTCGATTTACTCAAGCTGGAGCGCAGTACCGAACACCCCCACGGCCTGAGCGAGGCCGATTACGACGCGCTGTTTACCCGCGACAAGCCCGTTATTTTCGCCTTTCACGGCTACCCGTGGCTGGTGCACCGCCTCACCTACAGCCGCGCCAACAACCAGCTTCTGCACGTGCGCGGCTACAAGGAGGAAGGCACCATCACCACGGCCTTCGACATGACGGTGCTCAACGACATGGACCGTTTCCACCTGGCCATGGACGTGCTCGACCGCGTGCCCCAGCTTGGTAACAAGGGCGCTTACCTCAAACAGTACCTCAAGGATAAGCTGGTGGAGCACAAGCGCTACATCGAACACCACGGCGAAGACATGCCCGAAATCCGCAACTGGCAGTGGAAAGCCTAG
- a CDS encoding BLUF domain-containing protein, which produces MQPYHLIYQSQWMEPMGTTALHELLLQSRAYNRQHGITGVLLHTPEGRFLQVLEGPRAAVRHLYYHAILSDPRHHHCHVLGEGSWPTRSFATWTMGLRHAQPGDLRTLLGEATNNSLGLTPRPYPRPQPLGLVLDFVALDHVPAWQ; this is translated from the coding sequence ATGCAACCGTATCACCTTATATACCAAAGCCAGTGGATGGAGCCGATGGGGACCACCGCCCTCCACGAGCTGCTGCTGCAGTCCCGCGCCTACAACCGGCAGCACGGCATCACCGGCGTGCTGCTGCACACGCCCGAGGGCCGCTTTCTGCAAGTGCTGGAAGGCCCCCGGGCCGCCGTCCGGCACCTCTATTACCACGCCATCCTGTCGGACCCGCGCCACCACCACTGCCACGTGCTGGGCGAAGGGTCGTGGCCAACGCGCAGTTTCGCCACCTGGACGATGGGCCTCCGCCACGCCCAGCCCGGCGACCTGCGCACCCTGCTGGGCGAGGCCACCAACAACTCCCTCGGCCTGACGCCCCGCCCTTACCCCCGGCCCCAGCCACTCGGCCTGGTGCTCGATTTTGTGGCCCTGGACCACGTTCCGGCCTGGCAGTAG